The following are from one region of the Mustela lutreola isolate mMusLut2 chromosome 7, mMusLut2.pri, whole genome shotgun sequence genome:
- the DUT gene encoding deoxyuridine 5'-triphosphate nucleotidohydrolase, mitochondrial isoform X2 yields the protein MAATRAAPATPAPSPSKRPRPAEDGMRLRFVRLSEHATAPTKGSARAAGYDLYSAYDYTLPPMEKALVKTDIQVALPSGCYGRVAPRSGLAAKHFIDVGAGVIDEDYRGNVGVVLFNFGKEKFEVKKGDRIAQLICERIFYPEIEEVQVLDDTERGSGGFGSTGKN from the exons ATGGCCGCGACTAGGGCGGCCCCAG CGacacccgccccctcccccagcaagcGGCCCCGGCCTGCGGAGGACGGCATGCGGCTTCGCTTCGTCCGGCTCTCCGAGCACGCCACCGCCCCGACCAAGGGGTCCGCGCGGGCTGCGGGCTACGACTTGTACAG TGCCTATGATTATACGCTGCCACCTATGGAGAAGGCCCTTGTGAAAACGGACATTCAGGTAGCTCTTCCTTCTGGGTGCTATGGAAGAGTAG ctccCCGTTCTGGCTTGGCTGCAAAACACTTCATCGATGTAGGAG CTGGCGTCATAGATGAAGATTATAGAGGAAATGTGGGTGTCGTGCTATTTAATTTTGGCAAAGAAAAGTTTGAAG TCAAAAAGGGAGATCGGATCGCACAGCTCATTTGTGAACGGATTTTTTATCCAGAAATAGAGGAAGTTCAG GTTTTAGATGACACTGAAAGGGGTTCAGGAGGTTTTGGTTCCACTGGGAAGAATTAA
- the DUT gene encoding deoxyuridine 5'-triphosphate nucleotidohydrolase, mitochondrial isoform X1, whose amino-acid sequence MTPLGPHPALRQHFFTSVLRLRAGPRAEAAGPPFRPLSSTRSRSRGCRGATTPAPSPSKRPRPAEDGMRLRFVRLSEHATAPTKGSARAAGYDLYSAYDYTLPPMEKALVKTDIQVALPSGCYGRVAPRSGLAAKHFIDVGAGVIDEDYRGNVGVVLFNFGKEKFEVKKGDRIAQLICERIFYPEIEEVQVLDDTERGSGGFGSTGKN is encoded by the exons ATGACTCCCCTCGGCCCTCACCCCGCGCTCCGCCAGCATTTCTTTACGTCCGTGCTCCGCTTGCGCGCCGGGCCGAGAGCCGAAGCCGCGGGGCCTCCCTTCCGGCCGCTGTCCAGCACTCGCAGCCGGAGCCGGGGCTGCCGCGGCGCCA CGacacccgccccctcccccagcaagcGGCCCCGGCCTGCGGAGGACGGCATGCGGCTTCGCTTCGTCCGGCTCTCCGAGCACGCCACCGCCCCGACCAAGGGGTCCGCGCGGGCTGCGGGCTACGACTTGTACAG TGCCTATGATTATACGCTGCCACCTATGGAGAAGGCCCTTGTGAAAACGGACATTCAGGTAGCTCTTCCTTCTGGGTGCTATGGAAGAGTAG ctccCCGTTCTGGCTTGGCTGCAAAACACTTCATCGATGTAGGAG CTGGCGTCATAGATGAAGATTATAGAGGAAATGTGGGTGTCGTGCTATTTAATTTTGGCAAAGAAAAGTTTGAAG TCAAAAAGGGAGATCGGATCGCACAGCTCATTTGTGAACGGATTTTTTATCCAGAAATAGAGGAAGTTCAG GTTTTAGATGACACTGAAAGGGGTTCAGGAGGTTTTGGTTCCACTGGGAAGAATTAA
- the DUT gene encoding deoxyuridine 5'-triphosphate nucleotidohydrolase, mitochondrial isoform X3: MRLRFVRLSEHATAPTKGSARAAGYDLYSAYDYTLPPMEKALVKTDIQVALPSGCYGRVAPRSGLAAKHFIDVGAGVIDEDYRGNVGVVLFNFGKEKFEVKKGDRIAQLICERIFYPEIEEVQVLDDTERGSGGFGSTGKN, translated from the exons ATGCGGCTTCGCTTCGTCCGGCTCTCCGAGCACGCCACCGCCCCGACCAAGGGGTCCGCGCGGGCTGCGGGCTACGACTTGTACAG TGCCTATGATTATACGCTGCCACCTATGGAGAAGGCCCTTGTGAAAACGGACATTCAGGTAGCTCTTCCTTCTGGGTGCTATGGAAGAGTAG ctccCCGTTCTGGCTTGGCTGCAAAACACTTCATCGATGTAGGAG CTGGCGTCATAGATGAAGATTATAGAGGAAATGTGGGTGTCGTGCTATTTAATTTTGGCAAAGAAAAGTTTGAAG TCAAAAAGGGAGATCGGATCGCACAGCTCATTTGTGAACGGATTTTTTATCCAGAAATAGAGGAAGTTCAG GTTTTAGATGACACTGAAAGGGGTTCAGGAGGTTTTGGTTCCACTGGGAAGAATTAA